A single genomic interval of Patescibacteria group bacterium harbors:
- a CDS encoding ABC transporter substrate-binding protein translates to MNKKTKIILGIVVLVVVIILIAVFYKPIEKGTIKIGGLFHLTGAGAFWGTGEMNGALMAVNEENSKNELNGRKIELVIEDGGTDFPKTTNAIQKLINIDGVKIIIGPTWFGQLASPLAKQFNVLMISPSAGVVSEPNPYFFDVWPTEKHEVEPIVSLMQKKGIKNVALIYSLNDFSQLVRDNFVEQVKLKDINIVKEFPVNPDEKDFKTIILQIKKLKIDAIYGTFAFYPSQGAFSKQAKELDLNLTLYSSSGTEIPDLVQAYPEVEGTIYGYISIGLKEIKFAEDYMKMFNSIPSPSSAYAYDSAQLIIKALKAGKQTPEEISDYLRSIKDFPGISNTISFDDNGRIIAKEFIIKTVKNGQFVPYESN, encoded by the coding sequence ATGAACAAAAAAACAAAAATAATTTTAGGTATAGTAGTTTTAGTAGTAGTTATTATATTGATAGCTGTATTTTATAAACCAATAGAAAAAGGGACGATTAAGATTGGTGGATTATTTCATTTAACCGGCGCAGGAGCTTTTTGGGGCACAGGAGAAATGAACGGTGCATTAATGGCTGTAAACGAAGAAAATTCTAAAAACGAGCTTAATGGAAGAAAAATTGAATTAGTAATAGAAGACGGCGGAACAGATTTTCCCAAAACAACTAATGCAATTCAAAAACTTATAAATATTGATGGGGTGAAAATTATTATTGGTCCTACATGGTTTGGTCAACTTGCTAGTCCGTTGGCGAAACAATTTAATGTTTTAATGATTTCTCCGTCTGCGGGGGTTGTATCTGAACCGAACCCATATTTTTTTGATGTTTGGCCTACAGAAAAACACGAGGTTGAACCAATAGTGAGTCTCATGCAAAAGAAGGGGATTAAAAATGTTGCTTTAATATATAGTTTGAATGATTTTTCTCAGTTAGTAAGAGATAATTTTGTTGAACAAGTAAAACTAAAAGATATTAATATAGTTAAAGAATTTCCAGTTAATCCGGACGAGAAAGATTTTAAAACAATTATATTGCAAATTAAAAAACTAAAAATAGATGCGATTTATGGTACATTCGCGTTTTATCCTAGCCAGGGCGCGTTTTCTAAACAGGCAAAAGAGCTAGACTTAAATTTAACATTATATTCTAGTTCCGGAACAGAAATTCCAGACCTTGTGCAGGCGTATCCCGAAGTAGAAGGTACTATTTATGGATATATAAGTATTGGCCTCAAAGAAATCAAATTTGCCGAAGATTATATGAAAATGTTTAACTCTATTCCATCGCCTTCATCTGCATATGCTTATGATTCTGCTCAACTTATTATTAAGGCATTAAAGGCGGGTAAACAGACCCCAGAAGAAATATCAGACTATTTAAGAAGTATAAAGGACTTTCCGGGGATTTCTAATACTATTTCTTTTGATGACAACGGAAGGATTATTGCCAAAGAATTTATCATTAAAACTGTCAAAAACGGTCAGTTTGTGCCGTATGAAAGTAATTAA
- a CDS encoding ABC transporter ATP-binding protein yields the protein MLEVKNLKKHFGGVKAVDDCDFEVQEKTITALIGPNGSGKTTVFNLISGILKPEKGKIIFSAQGRSASGGDNIDITNLNPEKIARLGISRLFQQSRLFGNLTVMENLLIVLDNEDEKFWKNLLAGIWNKSSFAKATEDKEKKAKAMLEMVDMEKFSNKLSRDLSFGQKRLVELARTILNSHKLLMLDEPVGGVNPKLRQEIAKILLKLREDGETILLIEHDMNFTLNIADKVIVMDEGKVIAEGNPAQIKTNLKVLEAYLGE from the coding sequence ATGCTAGAAGTTAAAAATCTAAAAAAACATTTCGGCGGGGTAAAAGCAGTTGATGACTGCGATTTTGAAGTTCAAGAAAAAACCATTACTGCTTTGATTGGGCCCAATGGTTCGGGGAAGACAACGGTTTTTAATCTGATTTCCGGTATTTTGAAGCCAGAAAAAGGAAAGATAATTTTTTCGGCCCAGGGCCGATCCGCCTCGGGCGGAGACAATATAGATATTACTAATCTGAACCCAGAAAAAATTGCTCGTTTGGGCATTTCCCGTCTTTTTCAGCAAAGCAGATTGTTCGGAAATTTAACTGTTATGGAAAACCTTTTGATAGTTTTAGACAATGAAGATGAAAAATTCTGGAAAAATTTGCTTGCGGGAATATGGAACAAATCCTCCTTCGCTAAAGCTACGGAGGACAAGGAAAAGAAAGCAAAAGCAATGCTGGAAATGGTTGATATGGAGAAGTTTTCCAATAAATTGTCCAGAGATTTAAGCTTCGGCCAGAAAAGATTAGTTGAATTAGCAAGAACTATTTTAAATTCCCATAAATTATTGATGCTGGACGAACCAGTGGGTGGAGTAAATCCTAAGCTGCGCCAAGAAATCGCCAAAATATTGCTAAAATTAAGAGAAGACGGTGAGACAATTTTACTGATTGAGCACGATATGAATTTTACTTTAAATATTGCTGATAAAGTTATTGTGATGGACGAGGGTAAAGTCATTGCTGAGGGAAATCCAGCCCAAATAAAAACTAACTTAAAAGTATTGGAGGCATATTTAGGAGAATAA
- a CDS encoding branched-chain amino acid ABC transporter permease, giving the protein MFSAYLIHLLILIGIYVILAIAMQLAVGFTGLFNLGHIAFYAVGAYVSALLALAGWPFWICIILAGIGAMLFGFLLAIPTNKIKGDYLALATLGFSFVIYAVALNWTSLTRGPLGLPGIPKPSLFGFVFSDNLSFLILTLIIAAISYFIINRITKSPFGKVLEAIRDDELAARVIGKNSFKMKSYALGISAFFAGIAGSLYAHYITFIDPSSFTLMQLIPVVAIVIIGGLASLKGTIIATIILTLLPEPLRFIGFPSSIIGPARQILYALFLLLILIYKPRGFYGKFDLE; this is encoded by the coding sequence ATGTTTTCTGCTTATTTAATTCATTTGCTAATCTTAATCGGGATTTATGTCATTCTGGCGATTGCGATGCAATTGGCAGTGGGGTTTACCGGATTATTTAATCTTGGCCATATTGCTTTTTACGCAGTTGGTGCGTATGTTTCGGCTTTACTGGCTTTAGCTGGTTGGCCTTTTTGGATTTGTATTATTTTAGCCGGCATTGGAGCAATGCTTTTTGGATTTCTGCTTGCTATTCCAACGAATAAAATTAAAGGTGATTATTTGGCTTTGGCTACTTTGGGATTTTCTTTTGTGATTTACGCTGTTGCTTTGAACTGGACCAGCTTAACTCGTGGGCCATTGGGTTTGCCGGGAATTCCTAAACCGAGTTTGTTCGGATTTGTTTTTTCCGATAATTTAAGTTTTTTAATCTTAACACTGATTATTGCCGCAATTTCTTATTTTATTATTAACCGTATCACTAAATCTCCGTTTGGCAAGGTTTTAGAAGCAATCAGGGACGATGAATTGGCAGCCAGAGTAATAGGCAAAAATTCTTTTAAAATGAAAAGTTATGCTTTGGGAATTTCTGCGTTTTTTGCTGGCATTGCTGGTTCTTTATATGCCCATTACATTACTTTTATTGATCCGTCGTCCTTTACATTAATGCAGTTGATTCCGGTTGTGGCGATTGTGATTATCGGTGGATTAGCATCTTTAAAAGGAACGATTATCGCCACAATAATTTTGACTTTATTGCCCGAACCATTAAGATTTATTGGATTTCCCTCATCAATTATCGGTCCAGCCAGACAAATTCTTTATGCTCTATTCTTGCTTTTAATTTTAATCTATAAACCTAGAGGATTTTATGGAAAGTTTGATTTAGAATAA